From Ursus arctos isolate Adak ecotype North America unplaced genomic scaffold, UrsArc2.0 scaffold_11, whole genome shotgun sequence, the proteins below share one genomic window:
- the PBK gene encoding lymphokine-activated killer T-cell-originated protein kinase, producing MEEINNFKTPSKLSEKKKSALCSTPCINIPASPFMQKLGFGTGVNVYLMKRSPRGLSHSPWAVKKINPRCNDHYQSMYQKRLIDEAKILKNLHHPNIVGYRAFTEASDGSLCLAMEYGGEKSLNDLIEERNKDSQDPFPAAIILKVALNMARGLKYLHQEKKLLHGDIKSSNVVIKGDFETIKICDVGVSLPLDENMTVTDPEACYIGTEPWKPKEALEENGVITDKADIFAFGLTLWEMMTLSIPHINLPDDDDDDEDKTFDESDFDDEAYYAALGTRPPVNMEELDETYQKVIELFSVCTNEDPKDRPSAAHIVEALEIDVQ from the exons CATTATGTTCAACTCCATGTATAAATATTCCTGCCTCTCCGTTTATGCAGAAGCTTGGCTTTGGCACTGGGGTAAATGTCTACCTTATGAAAAG atctccaAGAGGTTTGTCTCATTCTCCTTGGGCTGTGAAAAAGATTAACCCTAGATGTAATGATCATTATCAAAGTATGTATCAAAAGAGACTTATAGATGAAGCTAAGATTTTGAAAAACCTCCATCATCCAAACATTGTAG GTTATCGTGCTTTCACTGAAGCCAGTGATGGTAGTCTTTGTCTTGCTATGGAATATGGAGGTGAAAAGTCTCTAAATGACTTAATAGAAGAACGAAATAAAGACAGCCAGGATCCTTTTCCAGCAgccataattttaaaagttgctttGAACATGGCAAGAGGGTTAAAG TATCTACACCAAGAAAAGAAACTGCTTCATGGAGACATAAAGTCTTCAAATGTAGTAATTAAAGGTGATTTTGAAACAATTAAAATCTGTGATGTAGGAGTCTCTCTACCACTGGATGAAAATATGACTG TGACTGACCCCGAGGCCTGTTACATTGGCACCGAGCCTTGGAAACCCAAGGAAGCTTTGGAAGAGAATGGTGTTATTACTGACAAGGCAGACATATTTGCCTTTGGCCTGACTCTGTGGGAAATGATGACTTTGTCTATTCCACATATTAATCTtccagatgatgatgatgatgatgaag ATAAAACTTTTGATGAAAGTGACTTTGACGATGAAGCGTACTATGCAGCTCTGGGGACGAGGCCACCTGTTAATATGGAAGAACTGGATGAAACGTACCAGAAAGTAATCGAACTCTTCTCTGTATGCACTAACGAAGATCCGAAAGATCGTCCTTCTGCCGCACACATCGTGGAAGCTTTGGAGATAGATGTCCAGTGA
- the ESCO2 gene encoding N-acetyltransferase ESCO2, with amino-acid sequence MSAFTPRKRKQHSSNNLLSDIPSKTLILDFAENIFPSPDQNYICQSSDKNEEKVHCSQQGHFVSSPLKTTKKNRFPSANQGSPFKSAMSTVSFYSKDKWYLNPLERKLIKESRSVCLKTNNEEKSYPIVTEKMQEKPVCSKRLNKKPQKSLTSKYQPKYKCIKPLSKNPKNSKQNRVAYKPTVEKENNYYSAQNNLNAPRVLSQKVKPQVTLQGGAAFFVSRKKPCLRKLSLENKPLLGLTQKNISEAIEDADVEPVSKRKNFETRQAPKCLLLEKEPNVELLHARSKKEEKLIKESLGGVVSLRECMPNENKCFPSEDSLSDNKAVSPESIVYPIFSVSSVNTKRSLVEEQSSVGSVVSANFLKQINTQKSTSTRDTNKETKEQLIIDAGQKHFGATMCKSCGMIYTASSPGDELQHVQHHYRFLEGIKYTGWKKERVVAEFWDGKIVLVLPHDPSYAIRKVEDVQELVDNELGFHQVVPRCPNKTKTFLFISDEKRVVGCLIAEPIKQAFRVLSEPTGPESPSSKECHRAWQCSNVPEPAVCGISRIWVFRLKRRKRIARRLVDTLRNCFMFGCFLKIDEIAFSDPTPDGKLFATKYCNTPNFLVYNFNS; translated from the exons ATGTCAGCTTTTACTCCAAGAAAAAGGAAGCAGCATTCTTCAAACAA cCTATTATCAGACATTCCATCAAAGACATTAATTTTGGACTTTgctgaaaatatatttccatcaCCTGATCAAAATTACATTTGCCAGAGCAgtgataaaaatgaagaaaaggtacATTGCTCTCAACAAGGCCATTTCGTTTCAAGTCCActcaaaacaactaaaaaaaacagatttccaTCTGCAAATCAAGGTTCACCATTTAAATCTGCCATGTCTACTGTATCCTTTTACAGCAAAGATAAGTGGTACCTCAACCCATTAGAGAGAAAGCTGATAAAAGAGAGTAGATCCGTTTGTCTAAAAACTAATAATGAAGAGAAATCTTATCCCATTGTGACagaaaaaatgcaggaaaaaccAGTCTGCTCCAAGAGGTTGAATAAAAAACCACAAAAGAGTTTAACTTCTAAGTATCAACCAAAATATAAATGCATCAAGCCTCTATCAAAGAATCCTAAAAATTCCAAGCAAAATCGAGTGGCCTATAAGCCAACTGTAGAGAAAGAGAATAATTAttattcagctcaaaataatctgaaTGCTCCTCGGGTTCTAAGCCAAAAAGTCAAACCACAAGTTACACTCCAGGGTGGAGCGGCCTTTTTTGTTAGTAGAAAAAAGCCCTGTCTTAGAAAATTGTCTCTGGAAAACAAGCCATTACTGGGACTCACACAAAAGAATATATCAGAAGCGATCGAAGATGCTGACGTAGAGCCtgtcagtaaaagaaaaaattttgagaCAAGACAAGCGCCAAAGTGCTTGTTACTAGAAAAAGAACCGAACGTCGAGCTGCTTCATGCAAGaagtaaaaaggaagagaaattaataaag GAATCATTAGGTGGAGTAGTTTCTTTAAGAGAATGTATGCCTAATGAAAACAAGTGTTTTCCTTCAGAGGATTCTCTCAGTGATAACAAGGCGG TTTCTCCTGAGTCCATCGTCTATCCCATCTTCAGTGTGTCTTCAGTCAATACAAAAAG ATCTTTAGTTGAAGAACAGTCTTCTGTGGGATCCGTCGTATCTGCTAACTTCTTGAAACAGATCAATACCCAGAAAAGTACTAGTACCAGAgatacaaataaagaaacaaaagagcagCTCATCATT GACGCAGGTCAGAAGCACTTTGGAGCCACCATGTGTAAGTCCTGTGGCATGATCTACACTGCTTCCAGCCCTGGAGACGAACTGCAGCATGTTCAGCATCACTACAGATTTCTGGAGGGCATCAAATACACA GGCTGGAAAAAAGAACGTGTAGTAGCAGAGTTTTGGGACGGGAAAATTGTGTTGGTCCTGCCACATGATCCAAGTTATGCTATCAGAAAG GTAGAAGACGTCCAAGAACTTGTCGATAATGAATTGGGCTTCCACCAAGTTGTTCCCAGATGTCCAAACAAAACCAAGACTTTTCTCTTCATATCTGATGAAAAGAGAGTAGTTGGGTGTTTAATTGCAGAGCCCATCAAACAG GCCTTCCGTGTCCTTTCTGAACCAACTGGTCCAGAATCCCCAAGCTCCAAAGAATGTCACCGGGCTTGGCAGTGTTCCAATGTACCAGAACCCGCAGTCTGTGGAATAAGCAGAATCTGGGTCTTCAGATTGAAACGAAGAAAGCGCATTGCACGACGATTGGTAGATACTCTGag gAATTGTTTCATGTTTGGCTGTTTTCTCAAGATCGACGAAATAGCGTTTTCTGACCCAACGCCAGATGGCAAGTTATTTGCAACCAAATACTGCAACACCCCTAATTTCCTTGTATACAATTTTAATAGCTGA